One genomic segment of Paenibacillus sp. FSL H8-0332 includes these proteins:
- a CDS encoding ABC transporter permease, translated as MVKLISYEWQKHFRKGTIIIAILLFSIMNIGKIYSIYEREALLSNPGWKELYAEQYHTFGGRITNAKIKQLMTIFQPMENQTAEHTLSFTYRPEGTWLSNVYEDWNFFRYCFVYPMKYNYDYKAYASNVVIKAKENSTFFKSFGNLYESRKNEAIARIFHGRDITSFSDKEMYRCYVQYEFSSLLVLLLCMYGLIGVFLSEKETEMDSLLMTTKTGGFKILYAKLWASGLFICLVSMWFWFLDYTTFYLIYGSKGGSSSPLYALEDFVHTPLNISLGQYALLYSFLKTMGVIVAGLSFLFISNLFRNALIPFLSGLALINVCTYMQEAFAGPGHMLLKLLNPLVLVVNRDLFRKAEFIALLGYPIPSYIAAGVLTVSWGLVFLYGIKLSVKKNAMLKGSRKRVNFVI; from the coding sequence ATGGTAAAGTTGATTTCTTATGAATGGCAAAAGCACTTTCGTAAAGGGACCATCATCATAGCGATATTGCTTTTCTCAATTATGAATATTGGGAAAATATACAGTATCTATGAAAGGGAAGCTCTGCTTTCCAATCCGGGTTGGAAGGAACTTTATGCTGAGCAATATCATACGTTTGGCGGGAGAATCACAAATGCGAAAATAAAACAGCTCATGACGATATTTCAACCAATGGAAAATCAGACTGCAGAACATACACTGAGTTTCACTTACCGTCCTGAAGGTACTTGGTTAAGCAATGTGTATGAGGACTGGAATTTTTTTCGCTACTGCTTTGTTTATCCAATGAAATACAACTACGATTATAAAGCTTACGCTTCTAATGTGGTAATTAAAGCAAAGGAGAATTCAACTTTTTTTAAATCTTTCGGCAATTTATACGAGTCTAGAAAAAATGAAGCGATTGCAAGAATATTTCATGGGAGAGATATTACCAGTTTTTCAGACAAAGAAATGTATAGATGTTATGTTCAATATGAATTTTCATCGCTTCTGGTTCTACTGCTGTGTATGTATGGGCTTATTGGTGTTTTTTTATCAGAGAAGGAAACAGAGATGGACTCGTTGCTAATGACGACTAAGACAGGAGGCTTCAAAATCCTTTACGCCAAGCTGTGGGCATCAGGATTATTTATATGTTTGGTTTCAATGTGGTTTTGGTTCCTTGATTACACGACATTTTATTTAATATATGGATCAAAGGGTGGTTCTTCGTCTCCGCTGTATGCTTTAGAGGATTTTGTCCATACGCCGCTAAACATAAGTCTTGGCCAATATGCACTTTTATACTCATTTTTAAAAACAATGGGAGTGATTGTAGCAGGCTTGTCGTTTTTATTCATTTCTAACTTATTCCGAAATGCTCTGATTCCCTTTCTCTCAGGACTTGCATTGATAAATGTCTGCACCTATATGCAAGAGGCTTTTGCAGGCCCAGGACATATGCTATTGAAACTTCTCAACCCATTGGTACTGGTGGTCAACCGAGATCTTTTTCGAAAAGCAGAATTTATTGCCTTGCTGGGCTATCCAATACCTAGCTATATCGCTGCTGGTGTATTGACAGTGTCTTGGGGGCTTGTATTTCTATACGGCATCAAATTAAGTGTAAAAAAGAATGCAATGCTGAAGGGGAGCCGGAAACGTGTCAACTTCGTTATATGA
- a CDS encoding ABC transporter ATP-binding protein, whose translation MKVNINQISKQYKGRYVLKDFSAQLENGIYGLLGNNGAGKSTLIQILVGIQKSDKGKILIDGIDARCLGVHFLNHIGYLPQFPGFYKNFTVIDFLNYMCVLKGIPKNKGAMRSRELLRVVNLSSAEDKKIGTLSGGMLQRVGIAQAMLNDPAILILDEPTAGLDPQERIRFRNLITKFSENRIVLLATHIVSDIEFIANQVILLKNGRLLKQDTPQALIDGLAGKVWTVSATDHILDRQLHQLRISNMLRMGEKIQLRVIDDAKPDESAVNVQGNLEDVFLYYFGESAQW comes from the coding sequence ATGAAAGTGAATATCAACCAGATTTCCAAACAATATAAAGGGAGATATGTACTAAAGGATTTTTCAGCACAATTGGAGAATGGAATTTACGGGTTGTTGGGGAATAATGGTGCGGGAAAATCTACACTTATTCAAATTTTAGTCGGTATTCAGAAAAGCGATAAGGGCAAAATCTTAATTGATGGTATAGATGCGAGATGCTTGGGTGTACATTTTTTAAATCATATTGGGTATTTACCTCAATTTCCTGGATTCTACAAAAATTTCACAGTAATTGATTTTCTTAATTATATGTGTGTCCTAAAGGGGATTCCTAAAAATAAAGGTGCAATGCGATCCAGAGAGCTGTTAAGGGTCGTGAATTTGAGCTCGGCCGAGGATAAGAAAATCGGTACACTCTCTGGGGGGATGCTCCAACGGGTCGGCATTGCTCAAGCAATGCTTAATGATCCCGCTATTTTGATTCTTGACGAACCAACTGCAGGTCTAGATCCGCAGGAACGTATCCGCTTTCGTAACCTGATTACCAAGTTTTCTGAGAACAGAATCGTTTTGCTTGCCACACATATCGTCTCAGATATCGAATTTATTGCTAACCAGGTCATCTTGCTAAAGAACGGGAGGTTGCTTAAGCAGGACACACCTCAAGCATTGATTGATGGGTTGGCAGGGAAGGTCTGGACAGTATCAGCAACGGATCACATTTTAGACAGGCAACTTCATCAACTCAGAATAAGTAATATGCTGCGGATGGGAGAAAAGATTCAACTTCGTGTCATTGATGACGCGAAGCCTGATGAGAGTGCAGTAAATGTGCAGGGCAATCTTGAAGATGTATTCCTATATTATTTTGGAGAAAGTGCCCAATGGTAA
- a CDS encoding beta-glucanase/beta-glucan synthetase, whose amino-acid sequence MKKIWRYIYITSIFGMLLLATACSSDKPDPIHINPSDIVVSNSGDNLPQNPFEMDEKNVVLGSINHYAVNLQADEAGRVLPIQYNGGELKIDYSVNASGKARNVGFLLFIDGLPQPYKLDSSGTAYEYMHIFELEENKATPFTFTFTPITGKKGELLPIKFVSVYNPSFIPDMKVTASYGGYQTILEAGGEVFFNKDTEQWAVPLSSKQAGLLNVRQSTERVTQELLVSHGRSEKIAIETLDSKVFSELYVDGLIRHDNLKVENSGLLQITFKLFGHPGVSYRNTIYLNHKPLESQDGVSFPMALTKGNLEVLSAEINLDQLGDFSTFYVVSVPLNAEDFYDDVIILEKTPSLLLYKGAGI is encoded by the coding sequence ATGAAAAAAATCTGGAGGTATATATACATTACATCAATCTTCGGAATGTTATTATTGGCAACAGCTTGTTCTTCGGACAAGCCAGACCCTATCCATATAAATCCTTCTGATATTGTAGTGAGTAATTCGGGAGACAACTTGCCTCAGAATCCATTTGAGATGGATGAAAAAAATGTGGTTTTAGGAAGTATAAATCATTATGCTGTTAATTTGCAGGCTGATGAAGCTGGGAGAGTATTACCTATCCAGTATAATGGAGGAGAATTGAAAATCGATTATAGCGTTAATGCATCAGGAAAGGCTAGAAATGTGGGCTTCCTTTTATTTATTGACGGACTACCACAGCCTTACAAATTGGATTCTTCAGGGACTGCTTATGAGTATATGCACATTTTTGAACTAGAGGAAAATAAGGCTACTCCATTTACTTTTACGTTCACTCCCATCACTGGGAAAAAGGGAGAACTCCTGCCAATTAAGTTCGTTAGTGTCTACAATCCATCCTTTATACCGGATATGAAGGTAACCGCTTCATATGGGGGTTACCAGACGATTCTGGAAGCCGGAGGTGAAGTGTTTTTCAATAAAGATACGGAACAGTGGGCTGTCCCTCTCAGCTCAAAGCAGGCTGGATTATTGAATGTCAGACAATCCACAGAGCGTGTGACTCAGGAATTGTTAGTGAGTCATGGCAGGTCTGAAAAGATAGCTATTGAAACGTTAGATTCCAAGGTGTTCAGCGAATTGTATGTGGACGGGTTAATACGACATGATAACTTAAAGGTGGAGAACAGTGGCCTTCTTCAAATAACCTTTAAACTGTTTGGTCATCCTGGGGTTTCCTACAGAAATACAATTTACCTTAATCATAAGCCTTTGGAGAGCCAAGATGGGGTCTCCTTTCCAATGGCACTAACTAAGGGGAATCTTGAGGTGCTGAGTGCTGAAATCAATCTGGATCAGCTGGGGGACTTTAGTACTTTTTATGTGGTATCAGTTCCTTTAAACGCTGAGGATTTTTATGATGACGTAATTATTCTGGAAAAGACACCATCCCTGCTGCTTTACAAAGGAGCAGGCATATGA
- a CDS encoding GatB/YqeY domain-containing protein, which produces MNLSERLNEDMKQAMKSRDKFRLSTIRMVRSTIKYLEIDLKRTLDDNEVLDILSREIKQRKDALQEFEAAGRDELAASTKAEIEIIIKYLPEQLTEEEIKVIVQQTIQETGASSKSEMGKVMSALMPKVKGRADGKLVNQAVQQFLQ; this is translated from the coding sequence ATGAATCTTAGCGAACGATTGAACGAAGATATGAAGCAAGCGATGAAGAGTAGGGACAAGTTCAGACTCTCCACCATTCGAATGGTTCGTTCTACAATAAAGTATCTTGAAATAGATTTGAAGAGAACATTAGACGACAACGAAGTGCTTGATATCCTTAGTCGTGAGATCAAACAGCGCAAAGATGCCCTCCAAGAATTTGAAGCAGCGGGTCGCGATGAGCTTGCCGCGAGTACTAAGGCAGAAATCGAGATTATCATTAAATATCTTCCCGAGCAGCTTACCGAAGAAGAAATTAAAGTAATTGTACAACAGACCATCCAGGAAACCGGTGCTTCTTCGAAAAGTGAAATGGGTAAGGTGATGAGTGCACTGATGCCTAAGGTCAAAGGTCGCGCCGATGGTAAACTCGTGAACCAGGCGGTTCAGCAATTTCTGCAATAA
- the rpsU gene encoding 30S ribosomal protein S21 has protein sequence MSETKVRKNETIDAALRRFKRSIAKDGVLAEVKKRKHYEKPSVKRKKKSEAARKRKF, from the coding sequence GTGTCTGAAACGAAAGTTCGCAAAAACGAGACAATTGATGCTGCACTTCGTCGCTTTAAACGTTCCATTGCTAAGGATGGTGTCTTGGCTGAGGTGAAGAAACGCAAGCATTATGAGAAGCCAAGCGTAAAGCGCAAGAAGAAGTCTGAGGCTGCTCGTAAGAGAAAGTTTTAG